A region from the Deltaproteobacteria bacterium genome encodes:
- a CDS encoding MFS transporter yields MNKRIFSWCLFDFANSSYSAVIAAVIFPVYYTHQIVGSEGLGDLWWGRAIALSMAIVAITSPLLGGIADYTGVRKRLLLFYTTLCISSVASFYFLQNGMVFEGFLLIVLANIGMEGGLV; encoded by the coding sequence ATGAACAAAAGAATCTTTTCATGGTGCCTGTTTGACTTTGCCAACTCAAGTTACTCTGCTGTTATTGCCGCAGTAATATTCCCTGTGTATTACACACATCAGATAGTCGGTAGTGAAGGACTGGGCGATTTGTGGTGGGGAAGGGCAATTGCACTAAGTATGGCAATAGTCGCCATAACTTCGCCTTTGCTCGGCGGCATAGCAGATTATACAGGAGTAAGAAAAAGACTGCTTCTTTTCTATACAACTCTATGCATCTCATCAGTTGCATCATTTTATTTCCTTCAAAACGGCATGGTCTTTGAGGGCTTTTTGCTTATAGTCCTTGCCAATATCGGCATGGAAGGGGGACTTGT
- a CDS encoding 1-acyl-sn-glycerol-3-phosphate acyltransferase, with amino-acid sequence MPIYLLLKFFAHYEVEGQENLKGLEDKAVIFASNHASYIDGPVSAVSMPRNGFVPQKFFPIRFLVAKEFFGLKGQFPFPLSVFAAIFVRLNGSIPIKRKMEGLHRRLDDAVNALEMGNKIWIYPEGRITTDGRFIRPGKKGIIYLHKETNSPIVPVGLIGTYNLSFFKTILRRSRVKVKIGKPIYNLESSDLQEGTESVLDEIEKLIKER; translated from the coding sequence TTGCCTATTTACCTGCTTCTGAAATTTTTTGCCCATTATGAGGTAGAAGGACAGGAGAATCTAAAAGGGCTTGAGGACAAGGCAGTTATATTTGCCTCAAATCACGCAAGTTACATTGATGGTCCTGTTTCAGCCGTGTCAATGCCCAGAAATGGCTTTGTGCCGCAGAAATTTTTTCCGATAAGATTTCTAGTTGCAAAGGAGTTTTTTGGATTAAAGGGACAGTTTCCATTTCCCTTGTCTGTCTTTGCAGCGATATTTGTAAGGCTCAACGGCTCTATCCCTATAAAGAGGAAAATGGAAGGACTCCACAGGAGGCTTGATGACGCGGTCAATGCACTTGAGATGGGCAATAAAATCTGGATTTACCCTGAAGGAAGGATAACCACTGACGGCAGATTCATAAGACCCGGCAAAAAAGGGATTATATATTTGCACAAAGAGACAAATTCACCAATTGTGCCGGTTGGACTTATAGGAACTTACAATCTCTCTTTCTTTAAAACCATTTTAAGACGCAGCAGGGTAAAGGTTAAAATAGGAAAACCAATTTATAACCTTGAATCATCAGATTTGCAGGAAGGCACTGAATCGGTTTTGGATGAGATAGAGAAACTGATAAAAGAGCGATGA